In a genomic window of Musa acuminata AAA Group cultivar baxijiao unplaced genomic scaffold, Cavendish_Baxijiao_AAA HiC_scaffold_1104, whole genome shotgun sequence:
- the LOC103986718 gene encoding universal stress protein PHOS34, whose amino-acid sequence MATGNLGCVVVAVDGSEESMNGLRWAIDNLRLRPAGEGGDGAAEEAGALVVLHVQSPPSIAAGLNPGSVPFGGPDYIEVPAFTAAIEAHQRRITEAIMTHALQICAGKDVNVKTQVVVGDPKEMICEVATNLHADLLVMGSRAFGPIKRMFLGSVSNYCINHANCPVVVIKGSS is encoded by the exons ATGGCGACCGGCAACCTCGGCTGCGTGGTGGTGGCGGTCGACGGCAGCGAGGAGAGTATGAATGGCCTCCGCTGGGCCATCGATAACCTCCGCCTCCGTCCCGCCGGCGAGGGCGGCGACGGAGCCGCGGAGGAGGCCGGTGCGCTCGTCGTCCTCCACGTCCAGTCTCCGCCCTCCATCGCCGCTGGCCTGAACCCCGGATCCGTCCCCTTCGGCGGCCCCG ATTACATCGAGGTGCCAGCCTTCACGGCGGCAATCGAGGCGCACCAGAGACGGATCACGGAGGCGATCATGACGCACGCCCTCCAGATTTGCGCTGGGAAAGAT GTGAATGTCAAGACGCAAGTGGTGGTGGGTGATCCGAAGGAGATGATATGTGAGGTGGCCACCAACTTGCACGCGGATCTACTTGTGATGGGTTCCCGTGCTTTTGGGCCCATCAAGAG GATGTTCTTGGGAAGTGTAAGCAACTACTGCATCAACCATGCCAACTGCCCAGTTGTTGTAATAAAAGGTTCATCCTGA
- the LOC103986722 gene encoding pentatricopeptide repeat-containing protein At1g52620, translating to MCKLLLTHLKKPPRTPSGRCSPHPWVRKLADSVVRVLLTRKADLRWEQTLEEMLSSHAEEEYMAPIIARIRDPDAALDFFDWARRRRPSWADPPDSLSYSELLRLLAWPGRLPEAGLVLDAMRSDGRTPTREASSALLVAYADSGAEEKALDVYASMRDRDGCFPDVSGCNSLLELLVRQRHYELARKVYDEMVEREGGADNYSTGIVVRGLCSEGRMDEAKRSIEDRWGAGCIPNVVFYNMLVDGYCRKGDIRRGYALFEEMKLRGFLPTVVSYGIVIHGLCMKGNIAEINRLISEMKARGLQPNVQIYNDVIDSRCKHGSIVEAKAVLRQMIGSGCEPDIITYNILIAGFCRDGKVPGAQQLLREAISRRLSPNKFSYTPIIHGYCQIGDVVTASNLLVEMIERGHSPDLVTYGALIHGLVVLGEVNDALEIRKKMMEKGVLPDAAIYNVLISGLCKKGMLPSAKKLVAEMLDQNVILDEFVYATLVDGFIRNEDLNEAKKVFEFMDQKGIKRGIVGYNAMIKGYCKFGMIHDAILCISRMRKDGYPPDEFTYTTVINGYARQGDLDGAMRVFIDMMKHRCKPNVVTYSALINGYCQIGDTDTAEVLFKYMQRNEITPNVVTYSILIGGCCKNHRMARAIIYFEEMLQYKCLPNDFTYRYLIKGLTDSISNCEIINSNDLQHRHEYATLNIYKIMVLEGWDHKTAAYNAIIFCLCKHRMLRSALELRDKMIEKGCLPDHITVVFLLHGACAEGKLEDLKSTLSCHFQQNEFEVALKYARLVDEYLYQGERSEASLILETLLEDRAQSPELGHCVALSYQRYP from the exons ATGTGCAAACTACTCCTCACCCACCTCAAGAAGCCGCCCCGAACCCCCTCGGGACGCTGTTCCCCCCACCCCTGGGTCCGCAAGCTCGCCGACTCCGTCGTCCGGGTTCTGCTCACCCGCAAGGCCGACCTCCGATGGGAGCAAACCCTCGAAGAGATGTTGTCCAGCCACgccgaggaggaatacatggccccGATCATCGCTCGCATCCGCGACCCCGACGCCGCCCTCGACTTCTTCGACTGggctcgccgccgccgccccaGCTGGGCCGACCCCCCAGACTCCCTCTCTTACTCGGAGCTCCTGCGCCTCCTCGCCTGGCCCGGTCGCCTTCCCGAGGCCGGTCTCGTGCTCGACGCGATGAGGAGCGACGGGCGCACACCGACCCGCGAAGCCTCCAGCGCTCTCCTCGTCGCTTATGCCGATTCCGGCGCAGAGGAGAAGGCTTTGGATGTCTACGCGAGTATGAGGGATCGAGACGGATGTTTTCCTGATGTTTCTGGTTGCAACAGTTTGTTGGAGTTGCTCGTGAGACAGCGGCATTATGAATTGGCTCGTAAAGTGTACGACGAAATGGTTGAAAGAGAGGGCGGGGCTGATAACTACAGCACTGGTATAGTGGTGAGGGGTTTGTGCTCGGAAGGGAGGATGGATGAGGCCAAGAGGTCGATCGAGGATAGATGGGGCGCAGGGTGCATTCCGAATGTTGTATTCTACAACATGCTTGTTGATGGATATTGCAGGAAAGGCGACATCAGGAGAGGATATGCACTATTTGAAGAGATGAAGTTGAGAGGATTCTTGCCCACAGTAGTGTCATACGGCATTGTTATTCATGGATTATGCATGAAAGGGAACATTGCTGAGATAAATAGGTTGATTTCGGAAATGAAAGCCCGTGGATTGCAACCAAATGTGCAAATTTACAATGATGTGATTGATTCTCGGTGTAAGCATGGTTCTATTGTTGAAGCAAAAGCGGTGCTGAGGCAAATGATTGGAAGTGGATGTGAACCTGATATCATTACATATAACATTTTGATAGCTGGTTTTTGTCGAGATGGGAAAGTGCCAGGAGCTCAGCAGCTACTGAGGGAGGCTATTAGCAGGCGGTTGAGTCCAAATAAATTTAGCTACACGCCCATCATACATGGATATTGCCAAATAGGAGATGTTGTTACTGCATCAAATTTGCTTGTCGAGATGATAGAGAGAGGTCATAGTCCTGACTTGGTAACTTATGGAGCTCTGATTCATGGGCTTGTTGTCTTGGGCGAGGTAAATGATGCCTTAGAAATTAGAAAGAAAATGATGGAGAAGGGAGTGCTCCCAGATGCAGCAATATATAATGTCCTAATCAGTGGCCTTTGCAAGAAAGGGATGCTTCCCTCTGCAAAGAAGCTAGTTGCTGAGATGCTTGATCAAAATGTCATCCTGGATGAATTTGTTTATGCCACGCTTGTTGATGGATTTATCAGAAATGAGGATCTCAATGAGGCAAAGAAGGTTTTTGAATTCATGGATCAGAAAGGCATTAAGCGTGGGATTGTTGGTTATAATGCCATGATCAAAGGTTACTGCAAATTTGGTATGATTCATGATGCAATTTTATGCATCAGTAGAATGAGGAAGGATGGTTACCCCCCTGATGAATTCACATACACAACAGTTATTAATGGTTATGCGAGACAAGGTGACTTAGATGGGGCTATGAGAGTATTCATTGATATGATGAAGCATAGATGCAAGCCCAACGTTGTCACGTATTCTGCTCTAATCAATGGATATTGTCAGATCGGAGACACAGATACAGCAGAGGTCCTTTTCAAATATATGCAGCGTAATGAGATCACCCCTAATGTTGTTACATATAGCATTCTTATAGGAGGCTGTTGTAAAAATCATAGAATGGCTAGAGCTATTATATACTTTGAAGAAATGCTGCAATATAAGTGCCTACCTAATGACTTCACATACCGTTACTTAATTAAAGGGCTAACAGATAGTATTTCCAATTGCGAGATAATTAATAGCAATGATCTTCAACATCGACACGAGTATGCAACTTTAAATATCTACAAAATTATGGTTCTTGAAGGTTGGGATCACAAGACTGCAGCATATAATGCTATCATATTTTGCCTTTGCAAACATCGAATGCTTAGAAGTGCATTGGAGCTGAGAGATAAAATGATTGAAAAAGGTTGTTTGCCTGATCATATCACAGTTGTTTTCCTTCTCCATGGGGCCTGTGCAgaagggaagctagaagatttgaaGAGCACTCTTTCTTGTCATTTTCAGCAGAATGAATTTGAGGTGGCTCTTAAGTATGCAAGACTTGTAGACGAGTACTTGTATCAAGGAGAAAGATCTGAAGCCTCCTTGATCTTGGAGACATTACTTGAAGACAGGGCACAATCACCTGAATTGGGCCACTGTGTGGCTCTTTCATATCA AAGATATCCTTGA
- the LOC135666517 gene encoding patatin-like protein 2: MAETQTSGRHHHRHNAHHLHRPPPCKGKLITVLSIDGGGVRGIIPGTIINFLETKLQELDGPDARVADYFDVVTGTSTGGLLTAMITAPDEKQRPLFSAKDIIDFYLQNCPKIFPQGSGFLSSIRKLAGAIMGPKYDGKYLHSKVKDLLKDIKLSQTLTNVIIPAFDIKLLQPIIFSSFEARLEPLKDAHVADICISTSAAPTFLPAHYFETQDSNGNTRSYNLIDGGVAANNPTLVAMSQIKKEMFLMNQDFHSYKPIDYHNFIIISIGTGAAKVEKKFSAHLASKWGILQWLYHGGSTPLIDSFSHASADIVDVHMSSVFQSLHCEQNYLRIQDETLMGHASSVDVSTKENLLELVKIGESLLKKPVSRVNLETGDFEEVKGEGTNAEALTRLAKILSEERHRRKGVMALN; the protein is encoded by the exons ATGGCCGAGACCCAAACAAGCGGCCGCCATCATCACAGGCACAACGCGCATCACCTGCACAGGCCGCCGCCCTGCAAGGGGAAGCTGATCACGGTGCTGAGCATAGATGGAGGAGGTGTGAGAGGCATCATCCCGGGAACCATCATCAACTTTCTCGAGACGAAGCTTCAG GAACTCGACGGACCGGATGCCAGGGTGGCAGATTACTTCGACGTGGTTACAGGGACGAGCACAGGAGGACTGCTCACGGCCATGATCACCGCTCCTGATGAGAAGCAGCGCCCGCTCTTCTCAGCCAAGGACATCATTGACTTCTACCTCCAGAATTGCCCGAAGATCTTTCCTCAAGG ATCTGGATTTCTCAGCTCGATAAGGAAGTTGGCAGGTGCAATTATGGGGCCTAAATACGACGGCAAGTACCTGCACTCCAAAGTCAAGGACCTGCTCAAAGACATCAAGCTCAGTCAGACCTTAACGAACGTCATAATCCCAGCCTTTGACATCAAGCTTCTCCAGCCCATCATCTTTTCGTCCTTTGAG GCGAGATTGGAGCCTCTGAAGGACGCGCATGTAGCTGACATTTGCATCAGTACATCGGCGGCGCCGACCTTCCTTCCGGCGCACTACTTCGAGACCCAAGATTCCAATGGAAACACTCGTAGCTACAATCTCATCGATGGAGGTGTTGCAGCGAACAATCCA ACCTTGGTGGCGATGAGCCAGATCAAGAAGGAGATGTTCCTGATGAACCAGGACTTCCACTCCTACAAGCCGATCGACTACCACAACTTCATAATCATCTCCATCGGCACCGGCGCCGCCAAGGTGGAGAAGAAGTTTAGTGCACATCTCGCGTCCAAGTGGGGCATTCTTCAGTGGCTGTACCATGGTGGTTCCACCCCTCTGATCGATAGCTTCAGCCATGCTAGCGCCGACATAGTCGACGTCCACATGTCCTCTGTTTTCCAGTCACTGCACTGTGAGCAGAATTATCTGCGCATACAG GATGAGACCTTGATGGGCCATGCATCATCTGTTGATGTCTCGACAAAGGAGAACCTGCTTGAGCTGGTGAAGATCGGTGAAAGTCTTCTGAAGAAACCAGTCTCCAGGGTCAACCTTGAGACAGGAGACTTCGAGGAGGTCAAGGGAGAAGGAACCAACGCCGAAGCACTCACTCGCTTGGCTAAGATACTCTCCGAGGAGAGGCACCGTCGGAAAGGCGTAATGGCCTTAAACTGA